The archaeon genome includes the window AGAGACCGAAGCATCGAGCGGCTCAAGGACGGGCTCGGAGACTTCGGCTCAGGGTACCCCTCCGACCCTGCGACCAGGGTCTTCTTCTCAGAGCGCATGAGACGGGGCGCCCCACTCCCCGACTTCGCCCGGGGTAGCTGGAAGACCTGGGCGCGCCTCCAAGAGACGCTGGATTCTGCGTTCTAGGGGCGCTCAGCGACGATGAGGGCGTGGTCCTTCTCAAAGGGCGAGAGCTCAACAACCGCGCGGACCCTGTACCCATCCGCCTCTATCTTGGACCGCTCCTCTTCGTACACCCTTGAAGGCTCCTTGAGGACGTCGATGCTCCGCGCCTTGACGACCAGGAAGAGGGTCCCGCCCTTCTTGAGTAGCCTGCGGCAGTTGGCGAGGGCAATCTGCGTCTGGTCGGGCTGCGCGATATCGCAGTAGACCGCATCGACCTGGGAGATCGCATACTTCTCGGGGTCTCTTGCGTCCGCCACGTAGGGTATCACGTTCCTCCTCTGGCGGGCGACCTTCTCGACGAACTCCCTTGCCACCCGGGGGGCGAATTCCACTCCTATGACCAAGCCCTTCTCCCCTACTATGTCCGAAACATGGGAGGAAGTGGTCCCGGTGGAGGTCCCGAGGTAAAGCACCCTGCTTCCCTCCCTTATCGAGTCCACGGGCAGGCCTTTGAGCATGGCTGCCGCGAGCTTGCTCCTGAAGGGGTCCCACGTCCTGTACTCGACGCCACCCCTGAACACGAGGTCTTCGTTGTAGACCCTGATGCCCGGCGCTAGGTTACGGGTAAGGAGAAAGTCCCGTCCGTTCTTGCGCTCTCTGAGGATTGAGCTCATCGTCGCCTTTGTTTTCTATACCTCGGATTGCCCCGGTCTTGTCCAGGCCGCTCCCACCTGTCGTCCCTCCTGGGGGGCGGATCCTTGTACCTCTCCTTGATGCTCTCGATGCGCTTCTGGAGGCCGGCCTTGATCGTAGACTCTTCCGTCCCCCTGTAGTAGTCCACTCGGGCGGCGATCGCGATCTTGTTCGCCAGGGTCCTTGCTATCTTTCCCCGCTGCCACTTGGGGGCAGTGTGCACCTCGTTGTGCTGGAACAGGATGCCGTGCTTCGGGGGTCGCGCCCCGGTCCTCAGCGACCGGAAGAGGGCCTTCTCCGCTCCAAGAATCTGGATTGTGCTCGCCGGCATGACCGCGAGTCTGTCCAGCCCGCCCGCCTTGGCCATCAGGCGAGCACCGATTGTGGCGCCCGCGACCTCCGTTACGTTGGGGGCGACCTTCTTCATCTGCGACTCCACGTACCCGTTCAGGCTCTCACGCTGAGAGGAAAGCTCCAGGGCAAGGCTGGCAAGGGCCCTCACCCTCTTCAGGTCTCCTTCTGAAATCTCTCCTCCCTTGGATCGGTCCCTCGCGACCGTCATCGCCTCTATCTTCTTCTCGGTCAGCCCGCGGCCTTTCAGCGCTTCCGCGGTGAACCCTGAGCGCCCGCCCAGCTCGGCGATTAATTTGCAGAGCCCGATGGTGTCTTGCATCATCTGCGCCACTTCGGGGAAGTGCAGGCCGTACCACTCCGAGGCCCTCGTCGAAGTCACGTTCAGATACTTGTCAGTGTCGTCGAGGGCCTGGATCGCCTGGACGAGGTGCAGGTCTGGCCGGGAGGAGGCCTCCCTGATGGCCTGCTCTGCGGCCTGGATGCTCTTCGTCCTGATCGCTTGAAGGTCTTCAGTCGTACCAGGTTCCGCTGACATTGTCTAGGTCTGGCCCGCTCCAGTCTCAGCAGTTTAAAGCGTTTAGCGGGACCTTTTCACAAAAAAGGAGCGCCCTAGCGCTTGCTAGGGGCCCGAGAATTGGAAGCCCGAGTAGTTGCCGTCCTTCCCCGTGTTGTCCCATTCAAGGCCATAGTCCTTGAAGTGGCTCATCA containing:
- a CDS encoding fibrillarin-like rRNA/tRNA 2'-O-methyltransferase produces the protein MSSILRERKNGRDFLLTRNLAPGIRVYNEDLVFRGGVEYRTWDPFRSKLAAAMLKGLPVDSIREGSRVLYLGTSTGTTSSHVSDIVGEKGLVIGVEFAPRVAREFVEKVARQRRNVIPYVADARDPEKYAISQVDAVYCDIAQPDQTQIALANCRRLLKKGGTLFLVVKARSIDVLKEPSRVYEEERSKIEADGYRVRAVVELSPFEKDHALIVAERP